The Pristiophorus japonicus isolate sPriJap1 chromosome 3, sPriJap1.hap1, whole genome shotgun sequence genome has a segment encoding these proteins:
- the LOC139259593 gene encoding interferon-induced protein with tetratricopeptide repeats 5-like produces MSNTQKDLLKVKLDQLQCHFTWGPQKENIDLDDMKYRLQDSIQAGVKYQARSYNHLTFVNCLQGNCEEAIQNLKEAEKILRENHEHEFERRSIITYGNYAWVYYHMGQLTEAQSYLDKLEMICKQFTDGSRYTALIPEVYGEKGWSLLNSPSQYYEEAKECFEKALEEDPDDTEWNVGYATALFRLEGISGTPESGDRSQSVKQLRRVLELDPDDSVAMVLLALKLQEFNQNEEALKLVEQALQKSPDLPYVTRYAAKFYRREGDVEKAVELLKKALEISPNSTFIHHQIGLCYRKKLYQLIKYPGSKDPRNAAFQQKTELIKLCKYHFEKAFEPRPLTFIFAQLDFAGICSLNGEYLKAEEIYSNLLKLEDFHPDNKQAVYAQFGLYELHHKRSESNAISYFLEGLKIQRDTVEWQLCRENLRKIATKQIDRNPRDSKAFGVLGLLHQLDGEKCEAIECFEKALEFDCDNEEYLSALCELRLSI; encoded by the exons ATGAG CAACACACAGAAGGATTTGTTGAAAGTGAAGCTCGATCAGCTTCAATGTCACTTCACGTGGGGCCCACAGAAAGAAAACATTGACTTGGACGACATGAAGTATAGATTGCAAGATTCAATACAGGCTGGTGTGAAATATCAGGCCAGGTCTTACAACCACCTCACTTTTGTAAACTGTCTGCAAGGCAACTGTGAAGAGGCAATTCAAAACTTAAAGGAAGctgaaaagattctgagggagaaccatgaacatgaatttgaaagaagaagcatcatcacctatggaaactatgcctgggtatattatcacatgggccaactgacagaggcccagtcctacctcgacaagctggagatgatctgtaaacaatttactgatggctctcggtatacagcactgatacctgaagtatacggggagaagggttggtcactGTTGAATTCTCCTAGTCAATACTATGAAGAGGCAAAGGAATGTTTTGAGAAGGCTCTGGAGGAAGATCCTGATGACACTGAATGGAACGTTGGCTATGCGACTGCTCTGTTCCGTCTGGAAGGGATTTCTggtaccccagagagtggtgaccgcagCCAATCAGTGAAGCAGTTGCGACGTGTGCTGGAACTTGATCCAGATGACTCTGTAGCCATGGTGCTGTTGGCTCTAAAACTACAAGAGTTCAATCAAAATGAGGAAGCACTGAAATTAGTTGAACAAGCATTGCAGAAGTCCCCTGATCTTCCATATGTAACTCGTTATGCAGCAAAATTTTACAGAAGAGAAGGAGATGTGGAAAAAGCTGTGGAGCTATTGAAGAAAGCATTAGAAATTAGCCCAAACTCAACCTTCATACACCACCAAATAGGTCTGTGTTACAGAAAAAAACTATATCAACTAATCAAATATCCAGGCAGCAAAGACCCTCGCAATGCTGCTTTTCAACAGAAAACTGAGTTGATCAAACTATGCAAgtaccattttgaaaaggcatttgagCCCCGCCCATTAACATTTATTTTTGCACAACTGGATTTTGCAGGAATCTGTTCATTAAATGGAGAATATCTcaaagcagaggagatttacagtaaTCTACTGAAATTAGAGGATTTTCATCCTGATAATAAGCAGGCAGTATATGCGCAGTTTGGGTTATATGAACTGCATCACAAAAGATCTGAATCAAATGCCATCAGCTATTTTCTGGAAGGACTTAAAATCCAACGTGACACAGTGGAATGGCAATTGTGTCGCGAAAacttgagaaagattgcaacaaaACAAATTGACAGGAATCCCAGAGACAGCAAGGCCTTTGGTGTTCTTGGGTTACTGCACCAGCTGGATGGGGAGAAGTGTGAAGCTATTGAGTGCTTTGAAAAGGCCTTGGAGTTTGATTGTGACAATGAAGAATATCTAAGTGCTCTTTGTGAATTACGCCTTTCTATCTAA
- the LOC139260433 gene encoding interferon-induced protein with tetratricopeptide repeats 5-like, which yields MSNTQKDLLKVKLDWLQCHFTWGPQKENIDLDNMKSRLQDSIQAGVKYQARSYNHLAFVNCLQGNCEEAIKNLKEAEKILRENHEHEFERRSIITYGNYAWVYYHMGQLTEAQSYLDKLEMICKQFTDGSRYTALIPEVYGEKGWSLLTSADQYYEEAKECFEKALEEDPDDTEWNVGYATALFRLEGFSRTPESGDRSQSVKQLRRVLELDPDDSVAMVLLALKLQEFNQKEEALKLVEQALQKSPDLPYVTRYAAKFYRAKRDVEKAVELLKKAFEITPNSTFLHHQIGQCYKKKLYRLIKYPGSKDPRNPAFQQKADLINKCKYHFEKAFEPRPLTSIKAQLDFAKICSLNKEFFKADAIYSNLLKLENIRQENKQQICLAVGLFELHQKRSESNAVTHFLEGVKVKYDSIEWRRCHENLEKIADRRLCINSRDSKTLGVLGLLHQLDGKNCKAIECFEKALEFDCHNEEYLSALAELRLSIQTTLSFPAKTKHIFERCINTL from the exons ATGAG CAACACACAGAAGGATTTGTTGAAAGTGAAGCTCGATTGGCTTCAATGTCACTTCACATGGGGCCCACAGAAGGAAAACATTGACTTGGACAACATGAAGTCTAGATTGCAAGATTCAATACAGGCTGGTGTGAAATATCAGGCCAGGTCTTACAACCACCTCGCTTTTGTAAACTGTCTGCAAGGCAACTGTGAAGAGGCAATTAAAAACTTAAAGGAAGctgaaaagattctgagggagaaccatgaacatgaatttgaaagaagaagcatcatcacctatggaaactatgcctgggtatattatcacatgggccaactgacagaggcccagtcctacctcgacaagctggagatgatctgtaaacaatttactgatggctctcggtatacagcactgatacctgaagtatacggggagaagggttggtcactGTTGACTTCTGCTGATCAATACTATGAAGAGGCAAAGGAATGTTTTGAGAAGGCTCTGGAGGAAGATCCTGATGACACTGAATGGAACGTTGGCTATGCGACTGCTCTGTTCCGTCTGGAAGGGTTTTCTcgtaccccagagagtggtgaccgcagCCAATCAGTGAAGCAGTTGCGACGTGTGCTGGAACTTGATCCAGATGACTCTGTAGCCATGGTGCTGTTGGCTCTAAAACTACAAGAGTTCAATCAAAAGGAGGAAGCACTGAAATTAGTTGAACAAGCATTGCAGAAGTCCCCTGATCTTCCATATGTAACTCGTTATGCAGCAAAATTTTACAGAGCAAAAAGAGATGTGGAAAAAGCTGTGGAGCTGTTGAAGAAAGCATTCGAAATTACCCCAAACTCTACCTTTTTACACCACCAAATAGGTCAGTGTTACAAAAAAAAACTATATCGACTGATCAAATATCCAGGCAGCAAAGACCCTCGCAATCCTGCTTTTCAACAGAAAGCTGACTTAATCAATAAATGCAAgtaccattttgaaaaggcatttgagCCCCGCCCATTAACATCTATTAAGGCACAACTGGATTTTGCAAAAATCTGTTCATTAAATAAAGAATTTTTCAAAGCAGATGCGATCTACAGCAATCTACTGAAATTAGAAAATATTCGCCAAGAAAATAAGCAGCAAATATGTTTAGCGGTCGGATTATTTGAACTGCACCAGAAAAGATCTGAATCAAATGCCGTCACCCATTTTCTGGAAGGAGTGAAAGTCAAATATGACTCAATAGAATGGAGAAGGTGTCACGAAAACTTGGAGAAGATAGCAGACAGGCGACTTTGTATAAATTCAAGAGACAGCAAAACCCTTGGTGTTCTTGGGTTACTGCACCAGCTGGATGGGAAGAATTGTAAAGCTATTGAATGCTTTGAAAAGGCCCTGGAGTTTGATTGTCACAATGAAGAATATCTAAGTGCTCTCGCTGAATTACGCCTTTCTATCCAGACAACTCTCTCGTTCCCAGCTAAAACTAAACATATTTTTGAAAGATGCATTAATACTCTCTGA